Within the Agromyces ramosus genome, the region GCCCGAGAAGGGGGTCATGCACATGGCCATCGGGGCGGTGCTCAACGCCCTGTGGGATCTCAAGGCCAAGCGCGCCGGCCTGCCGCTCTGGCAGCTCCTCTCGACACTGAGCCCCGAAGAGCTCGTCGACCTCGTCGACTTCCGCTACCTCAGCGACGCGATCACCCCCGAGGAGGCGCTCGAGCTGTTCCGCAGCGCGGAGTCCGGCCGCGCCGAGCGCATCGAGACCCTGCTCGCCTCGGGCTATCCGGCGTACACCACCACGCCGGGCTGGCTCGGCTACTCCGACGAGAAGCTCGACCGGCTCTGCCGCGAAGCCGTGGCCGACGGATTCCCCCAGATCAAGCTCAAGGTGGGTGCGAGCCTCGACGACGACGTGCGTCGTCTGCGGATCGCGCGCGCTGCGGTCGGCGAGGGGTATCCGATCGCCGTCGACGCGAACCAGCGGTGGGACGTCGCCGCTGCGATCGAGTGGGTGAACGCCCTCGCCGAGTTCGAGCCCGCCTGGATCGAGGAGCCGACGAGCCCCGACGACGTGCTCGGACACGCGGCGATCGCGCGCGGCGTGGCCCCGATCCGCGTCGCCACGGGCGAGCACGTGCAGAACCGCGTGGTGTTCAAGCAGCTGCTCCAGGCTGGCGGCATGCAGGTCATGCAGATCGACGCCACGCGCGTCGGCGGCGTCAACGAGAACATCGCGAATCTCCTGCTCGCCGCGAAGTTCGGCGTGCCGGTCTGCCCGCACGCGGGCGGGGTCGGGCTCTGCGAGGCCGTGCAGCATCTCTCGATGTTCGACTACGTCGCGCTGTCGGGCACGATGGAAGGACGCATGATCGAATACGTCGACCACCTGCACGAGCATTTCGTCACGCCCGTCGTGATCGAGCGCGGCCGCTACGTCACCCCCACGGCACCGGGCGCCGGCACTGAGATGCTCGCGGCATCCGTCGAGGAGTATGCCTGGCAGGGCGTGCACGCCGGCGAGGTGGCGCTGTGACCGCCGACCTGACCTCCCCCGAGCGGCTCGGGCCCATCGGGTACGGCGCCGCGTCGATCGGCAACCTCTACCGCGAGGTCGGCGACGCCGAGGCCGATGCCGCGCTCGCCGCCGCCTGGGATGGCGGCATCCGTTACTTCGACACCGCTCCGCACTACGGTCTCGGATTGTCAGAGCGCCGGCTCGGCGCATTCCTGCGCACTCGTCCAGACGACGAGTACGTGCTTTCGACGAAGGTCGGCCGCGTGCTCGACCCGAATCCTGAGTTCTCCGGCGGCGACGACCTCGCCGCCGACTTCGCCGTACCGGACGAGACCGTCCGACGGTTCGACCCGAGCGAGGCCGGCGTGCGGCGCAGCATCGAGGACTCGCTCGAGCGACTCGGACTCGACCGCATCGATATCGCCTTCCTGCACGACCCAGACGCGTACGACCTCGACCGCGGCCTCCGCGAAGGGCTCCCCGCGCTCGTGAAGCTCCGCGACGAGGGCGTCGTCGGCGCCATCGGCATCGGCACCAACAGCGCGGATGCCGCGGCCCGCGCGGTGCGCGAGGCCGACCTCGATCTCGTGATGATCGCCGGTCGCTACACGCTCATCGAGCAGCCGGCGCGCGACGAGCTGCTGCCGCTCTGCGAGGAGCGCGGCGTCGGCGTGGTGGCGGCGGCGGTCTTCAACTCGGGGCTGCTCGCCACTGACGCGCCCGATCGCACCGCGCGATACAACTACGGCGAAGTACCTCCCGAGGTGCTCGCGCACACCGGGCGCCTCGCGGAGGCGTGCCGCGCCGCGGGCGTGTCGCTGCCTGCGGCAGCGCTCCAGTATCCGCTGCAGCATCCGGCGGTCCGGTCGGTGGTGGTCGGGTCGGCGCGAGCCGCAGACATCCGCCAGAACATCGATCGGGTGCACGCGACGGTGCCCGACGGGTTCTGGGACTCGCTGCGTGCCGACGGGCTCATTCCGTGACGATCGAAACCAGTAATCCGACCTCTCGTGGTCGAATGATGCAGAATCACAACAATGTGTCCTGAGGGCTGATCAAACATCGGATGAGCAGTACACTCATCCCGAATCTCAAGGAAGAGAGGCGAACGTGCTGAGCGGCATCCACCCGATCCTCAGCGGCGAGCTGCTCGCCGCGCTCGATCGTCTCGGCCACGGCGACGAGCTCGTCGTCGCCGACGCGAACTTTCCCGCGCATCGCATCGGCGAGACGGTCATCGAGGCGGCGGGCCTCGCTGCCCCCGCGGTCGTCGGCGCGATCCGCACGGTGCTGCCGCTCGACTCGTACGAGGGGGCATCCGTTCTGCTCATGGCCGCAGAGGGCGGCGAACGGCTCCCGGTGCAGCACGAGCTCGTCGAGGCCGCGGATGCCTCGCCCGACCGCGTGGACGAACTCGAGCGCTTCGCCTTCTACGAGCGGGCCGCGAGCGCACGCCTCCTGGTGCGTACCGGCGAGCTCCGGCCCTACGGCAACCTCATCGTCCGCAAGGGCGTCGTGAACCGCTACGATCCGACGGGAGCCGCACGATGACGGCGAGCACCGATTCCGCAACGCCGCTGCTCCACGTCGAGGGTGTGAGCAAGGGGTTCCCCGGCGTGCAGGCGCTCGATGATGTGCGGCTCGACCTCCGCCATGGCGAGGTGCTCGCGCTCGTCGGCGAGAACGGCGCCGGCAAGTCGACGCTCATGAAGCTGCTGGCGGGCATCTACACCCCCGACACCGGCACGTTCCGGCTGAACGGGGAGGAACTCGCGATCGAGGGGCCGCGCCACGCGCAGGAGCTCGGCATCTCGATCATCCACCAGGAGTTCAACCTCATGCCCGACCTCACGGTCGCGCAGAACATCTTCATCGGCCGCGAGCAACGCAGCGCCGGGGTGTTCCTCGACGATCGCGCCCTGAACCGTCGCGCGCAGGAGCTGTTCGACCGGCTGGGGCTCGCGCTCGACCCGTCCGAGCGCGTCGAGCAGCTCACGGTCGCCAGGCAGCAGATGGTCGAGATCGCGAAGGCGCTCTCGTTCGACGCCAAGGTCCTCATCATGGACGAGCCCACCGCAGCGCTGAACGACGCCGAAGTCGACGTGCTGCTGGACCTGATCCGGCGGTTCCGCACGCCCGAGACCGGGGTGATCTACATCTCCCACCGCATGGAGGAGCTGGCGCGCATCTCCGATCGGGTCACGGTTCTGCGCGACGGGCGTTACGTCGGCACGAGGGTGACCGCCGAGACCGATCCGAAGGAGATCATCTCGCTCATGGTGGGCCGGGAGATCACCGGCGAGCAGCGACCGGCCTCGACGCCGCACGAGGGCGAGCCGATGCTCTCGGTCCGCAACCTCAGCACCAAGAACCTGCTGCGCGGCGTGAGCTTCGAGGTCCACGCCGGTGAGATCCTCGGCTTCGCCGGGCTCATGGGCGCAGGGCGCACCGAGGTCGCCCGGGCGATCGTCGGCGCCGACCGCCTCGATGCCGGCGAGATCCTCGTGCGCGGCCGGGCGGTCACGATCACGAATCCGGCCGAGGCGGCGAAGCTCGGCATCGGCTACCTCTCCGAGGACCGCAAGCAGCTCGGCGTGCTCCTCGAGCGCAGCGTGCGCGAGAACATCGTGCTCGCGTCCCTGCGCGACTATGTCACGCGCCTCGGCTTCGTGCGCGACGGTCGAATCGAGGCCACGGGCCGCGAGTACGTCGAGAAGCTCCGCATCAAGACCCCGTCGACCGCACAGCTCGTGCGGAATCTCTCCGGCGGGAACCAGCAGAAGGTCGTCATCGCGAAATGGCTCGCGAAGGACTGCGACGTCCTCATCTTCGACGAGCCGACGCGCGGCATCGACGTCGGAGCCAAGGAGGAGATCTACACGCTCCTGCGGCAACTCGCCGACCAGGGGAAGGCCGTCATCATGATCTCCTCGGAGCTGCCCGAGGTGCTCCGCCTCTCCGACCGCATCGCCGTGATGGCCGAGGGTCGGCTCACTGCGGTGCTCGACAACGCCGACGCCACGCAGGAGAACCTCATGGACTACGCCACCCGATTCTCAAGCGAAGGAACGATCGCACAATGAGCCCGACGACCACGCAACCGACCTCCGGTCCGACCCCGTCGACCACGGCGTTCGCCGCGGTCGAGGCCGGGACGCCACGACTCGCGTGGCTCCGGGGCTCGGTGCAGCAGCTCCTCGCATTCGCGAGCCTCATCGTCATCGTGGCGGTGTTCTCGTTCGCGAGCCCGCACTTCTTCACGACGAACAACCTCGTCTCGATCCTGACCGCCGCGACCGTCACGGGCATCCTCGCGCTCGGCACGACCTTCGTCATCATCACCGGCGGAATCGACCTCTCGATCGGCACCGCGATGGTGCTCTGCGGCGTGATGGCCGGCGTCTTCCTCACCTACCTGGGGTGGCCCCTGTGGGCAGGCGTCGGGGCGACGATCCTGTTCGGGGCGCTCATCGGGTTCATCAACGGCGTGAACATCTCGGTGTTCGGCATCCCGCCCTTCATCGCGACGCTGGGCATGATGCTGATCGCCGCAGGCCTGTCGCTCGTGATCTCCGGTACCAAGCCGATCTACTTCACCGAGACGCCCGACTTCCAGTCGATCATGAACCTCTCGATCGTTCCGGGCATGCGTTTCCCGCTCGGCGTCGCGATCTTCATCGTGATGATCGTGGTGGCCGCGGTGCTGCTGTCGAAGACCATCGTCGGCCGCTACACCTTCTCGATCGGTTCGAACGAGGCGGCGACGGCGCTCTCGGGCGTCAACGTGCGGCGCTGGAAGATCATCGTCTACACGCTCGCCGGGCTCTTCGTCGGACTCGCCGGAGTGCTCAGCGCATCACGTCTCTCGTCGGCGCAGCCGACGGGCGGCATGGGCCTCGAGCTCGAGGCGATCGCCGCCGTCGTGATCGGCGGCACGTCGCTGCAGGGCGGCAAGGGCTCGATCGTCGGCACCGTCATCGGCGCCCTCATCATGGCCGTCCTCACGAACGGCCTGCGCATCATCTCCGTTCCCCAGGAGTGGCAATCCGTCGCCGTGGGCATCGTGATCCTCGTCGCCGTCTACCTCGACATGCTGCGACGTCGTCGCACCTGACCAGACCCGGAGCGCTGCCCCTGACCCAGGCACTCGGTCGCACGCGCTCCACCCGCGAATACCCACCACAACACCAAGGAGTGAGCATGTTCAAGAAGCGCACGATGGGCGCCATCGCCGGCGCGGTTGCCGCAGCCCTCATCCTCGCCGGTTGCGCCAACGATGGCGGCGGCAGCGGATCCGACGAGGGGGGCGGCGGCGACAAGCCGTACATCGCACTCGTCTCGAAAGGGTTCCAGCACCAGTTCTGGCAGGCCGTGAAGACGGGGGCCGAGCAGGCCGCCGAGGAGTTCGACGTCGAGATCACCTTCGAGGGTCCCGACACGGAAGCCGATGTCGACCAGCAGATCCAGATGCTGCAGACCGCCCTCGACAAGAACCCGGCGGCGATCGGGTTCGCGGCGCTCGACAGTCAGGCGGCCGGCCCGCTGCTGCAGCAGGCGAAGGATGCCGGCATTCCGGTGATCGCGTTCGACTCGGGTGTCGAGAGCGACATCCCGCTGACCACCGCGGCAACCGACAACACCGCTGCCGCAGCCGAGGCCGCCAAGCAGATGGCCGAGGCGGTCGGGCACGAGGGCAAGGTCGCGCTCGTGGTGCACGACCAGACCTCGGTGACCGGCCAGGAACGCCGCGACGGGTTCGTGGACTACATGGAGGAGAACGAGCCGAACATCGAGATCGTCGACGTGCAGTACGGTGGCGGCGACCAGGCGAAGTCCGCCGACCTCGCCAAGGCGATCATCTCGGCCAATCCCGACCTGAAGGGCATCTACGGCTCGAACGAGGGTTCGGCGATCGGTGTCGTGCAGGCCGTCAAGGAGCTCGGCATCGACCCGACGCAGCTCGTCGTGGTCGGGTTCGACTCGGGCAAGGCGCAGATGGATGCGATCCGCGACGGACTCATGATCGGCGCGATCACGCAGAACCCGGTCGGCATCGGCTATGAGACGGTGAAGGCGGCCGTCGAGGCGCTCGACGGCAAGGACCTGCCGAAGACCATCGACACGGGCTACTACTGGTACGACGCGTCGAACATCGACGACGAGGAGATCCAGGCCGTCCTCTACGAGTAGGGAACGATGCCACGAGGGGTGTCGGCGTCGGCCGGCGCCCCTTCTCCGCGCAGTCGGGCTGCTCAGGGCGCGGTGCCGGGCAGTCCGTAGAACGAGGTCGCGGTTGCGGCGTCGACCGCCTCCCGCTCGGTGGTCGACGGGTTCGTCGCGGCGTGCACCCGGTCGATCCACTCGCCGAACGTGCCCGCGGCTCCGAGCTTCGCACTGACGGGCCAGTCGCTTCCGACCATCGAGCGATCGGCGCCGAACGCCTCGACCGCGTGCCGGATGAAGGCGGCCGCATTCCGGTCGAGCGACGCGGCGTCGCGAGCCTCGGGCGCGAGCCCCGAGACCTTGATGCTCACCGAATCGAGCGCGGCGAGGTCGTCGATTGCTGAAGCCCATCGCCGGCCCGACTCCCCGTCGATGCCCTCGTCGACCGGCGGCTTGCCGAGATGATCGACGACGACTCGCAGCGATGGCGACTGCTCGAGCAGCGACGCGAGCAGGGGGAGTTGTTCGTGCCGCACGCAGGCGTCGAACGTCAACCGGCGCTCCGCGAGCGCAACGAGCCCGTCGCGCAGGGCCGGGCTCCTGAAGAAGTCGTCGGGCTCGCCCTGCAGGAGATGGCGCACACCGACCACACGCCGCATCTGCGTGAGGGCGTCGAGGTGCGCGGCGAGGCCGACGCGGTCGCGGAGGTCGACGCCGGCCACGATTCCCGCGAGCTCCGGCCAATCGAGCCCATCGACCCAGCGCGCCTCATCGAGCGCGCTGCGCGAGTCGCAGTCGGCCTGCACGAAGACCATCGCGCTGACGCGGCCACCGGCGCGGTCGATGTCGGTGGGCAGCATCGGTCGGTCGAGCGGTTCGAGCCCGTTGAGCCACGGGTAGTCGAAGCGTCGTGGATCCCAGATGTGGGTGTGCGAGTCGACGACGTGCATCGGACGCCTTCCTAGGACTGCGCGGCGGCGCGCAGCCACTGCTCGATGCCGCTCACGTGCACCACGGTGAGCGCGGAGGCGAGCTCGGCGTCATGGGCATCGATCGCGTCGAGGATCGCGTGGTGCTCCTGCAGGGTGCGCTCGACGGCGCCCTCCTGGGT harbors:
- a CDS encoding aldo/keto reductase codes for the protein MTADLTSPERLGPIGYGAASIGNLYREVGDAEADAALAAAWDGGIRYFDTAPHYGLGLSERRLGAFLRTRPDDEYVLSTKVGRVLDPNPEFSGGDDLAADFAVPDETVRRFDPSEAGVRRSIEDSLERLGLDRIDIAFLHDPDAYDLDRGLREGLPALVKLRDEGVVGAIGIGTNSADAAARAVREADLDLVMIAGRYTLIEQPARDELLPLCEERGVGVVAAAVFNSGLLATDAPDRTARYNYGEVPPEVLAHTGRLAEACRAAGVSLPAAALQYPLQHPAVRSVVVGSARAADIRQNIDRVHATVPDGFWDSLRADGLIP
- a CDS encoding RbsD/FucU family protein codes for the protein MLSGIHPILSGELLAALDRLGHGDELVVADANFPAHRIGETVIEAAGLAAPAVVGAIRTVLPLDSYEGASVLLMAAEGGERLPVQHELVEAADASPDRVDELERFAFYERAASARLLVRTGELRPYGNLIVRKGVVNRYDPTGAAR
- a CDS encoding ABC transporter permease, producing the protein MSPTTTQPTSGPTPSTTAFAAVEAGTPRLAWLRGSVQQLLAFASLIVIVAVFSFASPHFFTTNNLVSILTAATVTGILALGTTFVIITGGIDLSIGTAMVLCGVMAGVFLTYLGWPLWAGVGATILFGALIGFINGVNISVFGIPPFIATLGMMLIAAGLSLVISGTKPIYFTETPDFQSIMNLSIVPGMRFPLGVAIFIVMIVVAAVLLSKTIVGRYTFSIGSNEAATALSGVNVRRWKIIVYTLAGLFVGLAGVLSASRLSSAQPTGGMGLELEAIAAVVIGGTSLQGGKGSIVGTVIGALIMAVLTNGLRIISVPQEWQSVAVGIVILVAVYLDMLRRRRT
- a CDS encoding amidohydrolase family protein; the encoded protein is MHVVDSHTHIWDPRRFDYPWLNGLEPLDRPMLPTDIDRAGGRVSAMVFVQADCDSRSALDEARWVDGLDWPELAGIVAGVDLRDRVGLAAHLDALTQMRRVVGVRHLLQGEPDDFFRSPALRDGLVALAERRLTFDACVRHEQLPLLASLLEQSPSLRVVVDHLGKPPVDEGIDGESGRRWASAIDDLAALDSVSIKVSGLAPEARDAASLDRNAAAFIRHAVEAFGADRSMVGSDWPVSAKLGAAGTFGEWIDRVHAATNPSTTEREAVDAATATSFYGLPGTAP
- a CDS encoding sugar ABC transporter ATP-binding protein, encoding MTASTDSATPLLHVEGVSKGFPGVQALDDVRLDLRHGEVLALVGENGAGKSTLMKLLAGIYTPDTGTFRLNGEELAIEGPRHAQELGISIIHQEFNLMPDLTVAQNIFIGREQRSAGVFLDDRALNRRAQELFDRLGLALDPSERVEQLTVARQQMVEIAKALSFDAKVLIMDEPTAALNDAEVDVLLDLIRRFRTPETGVIYISHRMEELARISDRVTVLRDGRYVGTRVTAETDPKEIISLMVGREITGEQRPASTPHEGEPMLSVRNLSTKNLLRGVSFEVHAGEILGFAGLMGAGRTEVARAIVGADRLDAGEILVRGRAVTITNPAEAAKLGIGYLSEDRKQLGVLLERSVRENIVLASLRDYVTRLGFVRDGRIEATGREYVEKLRIKTPSTAQLVRNLSGGNQQKVVIAKWLAKDCDVLIFDEPTRGIDVGAKEEIYTLLRQLADQGKAVIMISSELPEVLRLSDRIAVMAEGRLTAVLDNADATQENLMDYATRFSSEGTIAQ
- a CDS encoding ABC transporter substrate-binding protein; translation: MFKKRTMGAIAGAVAAALILAGCANDGGGSGSDEGGGGDKPYIALVSKGFQHQFWQAVKTGAEQAAEEFDVEITFEGPDTEADVDQQIQMLQTALDKNPAAIGFAALDSQAAGPLLQQAKDAGIPVIAFDSGVESDIPLTTAATDNTAAAAEAAKQMAEAVGHEGKVALVVHDQTSVTGQERRDGFVDYMEENEPNIEIVDVQYGGGDQAKSADLAKAIISANPDLKGIYGSNEGSAIGVVQAVKELGIDPTQLVVVGFDSGKAQMDAIRDGLMIGAITQNPVGIGYETVKAAVEALDGKDLPKTIDTGYYWYDASNIDDEEIQAVLYE